In Nocardia sp. NBC_00403, one DNA window encodes the following:
- a CDS encoding winged helix-turn-helix transcriptional regulator, translating into MSVTNTAVSLQAAGSIPDGPCGDDDCGIRDVLDRLGDRWTVLVIVELSKGVRRFRELERAIPGISQRMLTLTTKRLWRDGIIERIAYPTIPPQVEYRLTATGRSLAETVLVLADWSREHRGVIGAARQQWDAEHASANQA; encoded by the coding sequence ATGTCAGTCACGAACACGGCGGTTAGCCTGCAGGCGGCGGGCTCTATTCCCGATGGACCGTGTGGCGATGACGACTGCGGGATTCGCGATGTCCTCGACAGGCTGGGGGACCGGTGGACGGTGCTGGTGATCGTGGAGCTGAGCAAGGGAGTGCGTCGCTTCCGCGAACTGGAGCGAGCAATTCCTGGTATTTCCCAGCGCATGCTGACCTTGACCACCAAACGGTTGTGGCGGGACGGGATCATCGAACGGATCGCCTACCCGACCATCCCGCCGCAGGTCGAGTACCGGCTCACCGCGACCGGCCGGAGTCTCGCGGAGACGGTGCTGGTGCTCGCCGACTGGTCGCGAGAGCACAGAGGCGTCATCGGCGCCGCCCGGCAGCAGTGGGATGCCGAGCACGCATCCGCGAATCAGGCTTGA
- a CDS encoding NmrA family NAD(P)-binding protein — protein sequence MILVTGISGSLGSLVFSGLSALDDITVTAGSRSGDGAGVRHIDFDDPATLVEGFREVDVLVFISAGYAEDDVVLARHDAVVAAATTAGVRHVIYTSLAGSGDLMTIALPHRWTETRLASAPLDVTILRNGLYAEVPIGLAAAGAASAAETGFYTAAFGNGRVSVVAREDLADVAVLVAAETSRDLTAGGRSRHAGKVYELEGVATIGGSDIAAVLAESLGRPVSYRSMPLSDTRIALQDIGMEPYQVTNAVSLFANIGAGVLEASRTDLLELLPAEPRDVRALLTAAVRTGGYQSVSITTTR from the coding sequence ATGATCCTCGTCACCGGTATTTCCGGTTCACTCGGCAGCCTCGTCTTCAGCGGGTTGTCCGCGCTCGACGACATCACCGTCACGGCGGGCAGCCGTTCCGGTGACGGTGCCGGCGTCCGGCACATCGATTTCGACGACCCCGCCACCCTGGTCGAAGGGTTTCGGGAGGTGGACGTGCTGGTGTTCATCTCGGCTGGATACGCGGAAGACGACGTGGTGCTGGCCAGGCACGACGCAGTAGTCGCCGCCGCGACGACGGCAGGCGTCCGGCACGTCATCTACACCAGCCTCGCGGGCTCCGGTGATCTGATGACCATCGCGCTCCCGCACCGATGGACCGAGACACGGCTGGCTTCGGCGCCGCTCGATGTGACGATTCTGCGCAACGGACTCTATGCCGAGGTGCCGATCGGATTGGCGGCCGCAGGTGCTGCCTCGGCCGCCGAAACAGGTTTCTACACAGCCGCATTCGGCAATGGACGGGTGTCGGTTGTCGCTCGCGAGGACCTCGCCGACGTGGCGGTGCTGGTGGCCGCCGAAACCAGCCGAGACCTCACGGCAGGCGGTCGTAGCAGGCATGCGGGCAAGGTCTACGAACTCGAAGGCGTCGCGACGATCGGCGGGTCCGACATCGCAGCGGTGCTGGCCGAATCGCTCGGCCGGCCGGTGAGCTACCGATCCATGCCATTGTCCGACACCCGAATCGCACTGCAGGACATAGGAATGGAGCCCTACCAAGTCACGAATGCCGTCTCCCTGTTCGCCAATATAGGCGCGGGTGTGCTCGAGGCAAGCCGGACCGACCTGCTCGAACTACTGCCCGCCGAGCCCCGCGATGTCCGGGCACTGCTCACCGCGGCCGTGCGAACCGGCGGGTACCAGTCCGTTTCGATCACTACGACCCGTTGA
- a CDS encoding SDR family oxidoreductase — translation MNNPTNSATTVLVTGANKGLGRETVRRLASLGWQVFLAARDADRGKSAVAALTAAGLDVEFIQLEVTSADSITAAVEAVGQRTRKLDVLVNNAGVGGTRRLPPDTEAADFREVFETNVFGAVQVTNAFLPLLRAATQPRIVMVSSGIGSLARTSDPTRIESTLLGLPYPSSKTALNMITSMYSRALPDIQINAADPGYTATDLNNNSGHQTVTEGTDAIVRLASIGPDGPTGGFFDRFGPVPW, via the coding sequence ATGAACAACCCCACGAACTCCGCGACGACGGTTCTGGTTACCGGAGCGAACAAAGGACTTGGTCGCGAGACCGTCCGTAGGCTGGCGAGCCTCGGCTGGCAGGTGTTCCTGGCCGCACGCGACGCCGATCGCGGCAAGTCGGCGGTGGCCGCCCTCACCGCGGCAGGCCTCGACGTCGAGTTCATCCAGCTGGAGGTCACCTCAGCCGACTCGATCACCGCGGCCGTCGAGGCGGTCGGGCAACGGACGCGGAAGCTGGATGTGCTGGTGAACAACGCCGGCGTCGGCGGCACACGCAGACTTCCGCCCGACACCGAAGCGGCAGACTTCCGAGAAGTATTCGAGACCAACGTCTTCGGCGCGGTTCAGGTGACCAACGCGTTCCTGCCGCTGCTACGCGCGGCCACCCAACCTCGAATCGTGATGGTGTCGAGCGGCATCGGCTCGCTGGCCCGAACCTCCGACCCGACCCGCATCGAGTCCACCCTTCTCGGCCTGCCCTATCCGTCCTCGAAGACCGCCCTCAACATGATCACCTCGATGTACTCTCGCGCGCTGCCCGACATCCAAATCAACGCCGCCGACCCCGGCTACACCGCAACGGATCTGAACAACAACTCAGGCCACCAAACGGTCACCGAGGGTACCGACGCGATCGTCCGCCTGGCGTCGATCGGACCGGACGGACCGACCGGTGGATTCTTCGATCGCTTCGGTCCGGTGCCCTGGTGA